TGCTCATGACCGGGACGGACGCCGATCAATCGTGGTTCAACTTCATGGAGAGCGAGGTGCCGACCACGCGCTATGAGTACGCCGTGCTCGTCACCTCAACCCGGTACGAGGTCCTTGCCCTCGCCCAGCTCTATCGCGATCGGGCCGATGCCGAAAACACCTTTGACGAGCTGAAGAATCAATGGGGCTGGGGGAGCTTCACCACGCAGGATCTGGCGCGCTGCCGGTTCATGGCGGGATGGTGGCACTGATCTACAACTGGTGGACGCTCTTCGTGCGACTCGCCCAGCCACATAAGCACTGCCAGGCGATCGCCAGTCGACCGCTCTTGTTGCATGGCGTCGCCACGCACCATCCCACGCCGGACACACGCGCC
The nucleotide sequence above comes from Nitrospira sp.. Encoded proteins:
- a CDS encoding transposase: MKALIKTLFRSTAWEEAGQGWEGGEDTLRLSGWSRARRVVVLRRPLTGELLMTGTDADQSWFNFMESEVPTTRYEYAVLVTSTRYEVLALAQLYRDRADAENTFDELKNQWGWGSFTTQDLARCRFMAGWWH